The genomic segment GCTTATACCCCAGGAAACATGCTTTAAATATTTAAGCTtaatcctttattttttaaaaaattaatattttacacttcaattttttttaaaccagcttACCACCTATCACTCAAGAAGAAGCTTTACATATATTGGGCTTTCAGCCTCCTTTTGAAGAAATTAGATTTGGTCCATTTACGGGAAATACGACATTGATGAGGTAAAATAGTTCTCTTGAAATGTCTTACTTTGTTCCCCGCAGTTACATGAACACACTCATCTTTAGACAGTATTTTAGATAACCTTCATCTTGTTATTACTATGTGGAACTATGTTAAAACTGCAAAACTGTACTAATTTACCTCAGAGTTGGCCCTACTGAATTCATCGTGACCTTCTTTTCAATATCATGTACTTATCCTGCAAGAGGAAAAGTTGTTGGACTGACTTTCTGAGTAGTACAGATTTGCAGACAACATTCTAACATTTGGTTCAACTGTTTTTGAAGTCACTGAAAAGAAAGTCAGGTAAGAATGCTCTTTTGGCTCTCGATgatgagaaagagaggagaggcaAGCAAAAGAGACCAGGGACGGAGGGGTGGAGGactgtggttttaccagttcctgtGCCcaagagagtttccatggctgagtgggggaaatgaaccctgttctccagaattctctaatccatcactgtatccactgcaccacatggGTTCAATGTGTAATCACCACATGGATTAACAGGTTTTTACTTGgcattgtttttgctgactggtGTTGCTCTCTGTCaaatgcatggattttttttaaaaaaaacggcATCTGAAAACATGGGCTATAGTGCACTAAAAATGTCTGTCAAAAAATCCCACAGGATTCTTGGTTAAGATGTAATATGTTGCTGCGTTCCACAAAGTGTGTTACAAAAAGCTTTTATTGCAGTGCTGTTTTTCACAGAattctgtgggtggtttacatatagtCATGTTCAGTTTTGAGCCCAACGTTGTTTTCctgttgtgtctttttttttggggggggggaggcaggaaaatCAACAATTAGGTataaaaaaaagatcaaatagcTTCGTAGTGCCTTTTGACTGTTAGCCATAAGGACTCTTTCTGCTGAACCATACACAGCTGCAGTCTTACACATATTTATTTGGGAGTTAGGTTTTGTTGAACTCCAGTGAGACTGCTGAATAAACATGCCTACTATTATGCTGTACAATTTAGTAGGGCATGTTGTAAACATACAACAACTTCATTTAtgtgccacattttaaaaagaaataaggagGGAAAGTGTTCTGCTTGTGGTGCAAATGCCCCTTTCCCATTCAGAATACTGCATATTTGTGTTTTTCAGGTGGTTCAGACAAATTAATGATCACTTTCATGTAAAAGGATGTTCATATTTTCTCTATAAGCCTCATGGGAAGTATAAGACAGCAGGAGAAAGTGGTAAGTTGCTAATGTGAATATATCTAGCCTATTGTAACAGTAACAAAAGcagtcaaaacaataaaaatattaaaagaacagggAAGAAATGGCAtagaacaaataataaatgatgatgaccattgtcattttcatttatttatatatacagtggtgccctgcatgacaacgataatccattccgttaaaatcgctgtaaagcaaaatcgtcgtcatgcgaaagtaaaaaaacctattgaaatgcattgaaaaccgattaatgcattccaatgggggaaatgcctgctcattttgtgaagatcctccatagaggaaGCCGTTTTCGATTGCTGTCTTtcggaaataggtctggaaaacagcgggaagtcattttgaaaacccgacaatcagctgtaaagatcgtcgtctagcgaaaaacggttcctgaagcagggactgaatcgacgtaaagcgaaaaaaccctgtagaaacatcgttttgcgatcgcttaactcatcgttaagcgatttcgttgtgaagtggggtcatcgtcaagtggggcaccactgtatatagtaccATCAGTGTTTGTGGCTATGTACAGAAAGTTAACATAGAATAAGAAAACTCTGCCCCAAAGAGCATACTATctaaaacacaaaacagcaaaTTGGAGAAGGTGAGTAATCGTATTATTCAGATCATGATCATCAAGTAGTTCAAAAGGtataattcaaataaaaatgattaaaaagctaaatagaattttaaaatctcagaaaataggcaaattttaaaaagagaatgcaaCATACTAAATGAGAAGCGCCCCATATGTGTTCAGGGAGATGATTTCAAGGATGTGGATTGGCGACAGAAAAAAGTATTAATGTGATGAAAGAGCAGAAGATCCTTGAACAAATAAGCATATAATTTGAAGAATAGGGGAATTAACTGGGTCTATAGAGGGAAACCAGGATGGAAAGCTAGGAGACTGAGCATGTGAAGGATTGTACATATAAGAAAAAGGTGTTTATATTGAGTACAAGAACTGATAGGAAGCCAAGACTTCAAAAGAGAAGTAATAAGATCTACATTAaatagtttaattttaaaaaaagaataaatctaaattaaatgttttaaaattattttatcttgattttcaatattaataaatgtttaattgtttttaatatgatgtttatatagttttttaaactattgttttaaaattttagttgTAGTGCGCCACCTTGGGTCTCTTATGGGAAAAAGGTGGCatagatggaggtattcgtatttgtatatgaatacccccgcacaagtggacataatgagggtccggccccctggggccagaccgttcactcaccttctgctgttgctgtgacCCCCGCCCTCCCTTCCTGTCGTTCCGAAGCTCgcggtctgtgagccactcttcgaccttgcagcgaggcttgtcctcccgcctccttaTTGCTGAGTTTTAGAGAGAACAGGAGGATTAACATCATTTTGTGAGAAACCAACCAAAAATCATTACGATAGGCTAAATGAGAAATACCTAAGGCATGACTAAAGTTTTAGCAGAAGAAACAAGGAAATGATGAATTATAGGGAAGTAATaaagaaaatggctcccaagTTTATGTTGATGTCctgactgtaagctgcccagaatagtggcctGGCCGTTAGATGGTTAAGgcaaacatttaaataaaatttaaaaaccacaaGTCCTAACAACAGCCTGAATATGAGCCATGAAGGAAAGAGGTAAAACAAAGGCCGCATGAATACTGCACAAGATGAACTGTAACATTGTCAACAGTTACAAAAAgtatataaagaaatattttggacACTAAAATGAGCCAAAGTCAGTCTTGACTAGATTAAGTTTCAAATGACCGTGAAGCTTCGAAGCTGAAGcatcagatgaaaaaaaaatggaaatatgagTTTGATCACTGGTAGAAATTTATGGGCTAATTTGTGAttgagaaaaccctgaaagggacAAGAGTCGTACGtctcaatatatttatttatttaattatttatttatttgatttatatcccgcccatctggtatatttataccactcaaAACGATTAGAAGCACATAATGTTGAATAAAAAGTACCAAACATGTACAGTTCAAGGAAAACACGGATGTTATATATCTGTACTACAAGACATAGATATTTCTATAAAAACACTTAAAACACAATTTCAGTtgatacatactgtacatagtaAAGCAAATTGATTATTCCCAGAATGATACAAAAGCTTCAGTTTATACATCATGAAAGGTTTGCATGAAAGTAGTACTCTAAGTCAGGGGTTGTCAACCCcaggtccacggcccggtgctggtccgtgggcttggcAATACTGGGCCGTGGATATGGATCTCCGCCCCTGCCCGCCCAAgcagtgggcatgtcacgctcgcaCGGAGTGTGTGCCATGctcgcacggggggggggcttgctccccccagctggtccgcagctccaaaaaggttggggaccactgctctaagggaaaGTGAACAAAACAGAGTAGTTGATGAACATAGTAGGTACATGCTTTACATGCTTCTTCATTTCTTcattgagtatacaaatacaaacatttaagaaacaaaacaaaaataacaataataaatccCTTTTATATTTATGCTGGCTTGTGTGAGTTATTGATCCCAAACCATCCAAGAGTTCTTCTATTGGAAAACCTATATCCCTCTAAAAGGAATGGTTGGAAGTGATCTGCTATTAATATCACAGCTGTATTACCTTCATCTCACCCTTTCTAACTCCTATATTCTCTACTTGTCAGAGTACAAAATGCATAATCAGATTCTTTGTCCAAATACATAACAATTCAAAATAATTACTGTTAGTCCTCCCAAAAACTCATAACTTATTTTGGCTAGCTTTCCAAGAGATGGCAGTGGTGATCATTCAGCCAAATTGAAATCAAGTTACTCCTTTTTCTACCTGATAGACGTATTTATGCAGCTTTTCTCTTCAGGTTAGGAAACATCATGTGAACTGCTGCTTAATGTGATTTAATCTGATAGTATGCTGCTTCTCAACACAGACTAATCAATTTTGTaatggtttcatttcattttaaccTGTAGCTTCAGGAGCTTTGACAAAACTAACACAAGGACTGCAAGATGAATCTATGGCCTACATTTATCATTgccaaaatcattatttttgcccAATTGGATTTGAAGCAACCCCTGTAAAACCTAGCAAGGCATACAAGTAAGACTTTCATGACTATCTGTTGATGTGAATCCTTCAATAAAACATTAATTTCAGGCTACTTTTAAGTTCTGTATGCTGGGCTTACAGAACTGAGCTCCCAGCAAGTGATAGCAACAAATACCACAAAGAGTGGAATGGGCAGGAAGGTGAGTTCTGTTCATTGAAAGCATTCTTGCATGAGGGTCCTTCATTCAAGGAATCGTTAGTTGGATGCggtgcagtgatttttttttattttttgcttcattgAGTAGATTGGAAGTGCTGGTCCAAAGACAAAACTTGGATAAATGTTCTCAGTCAATGATCCTGCCTTAAAAACACTTTTGAAAGAACATTGTGTTTGAATTCAAGATAGATGCATTTAAAATGTATGGAACGTGGAACAGGAATTAACAGGCCTCCGTCATATATCAGGcctaaaaataacattaaatcaatcaatcagtctgcTGATTGCTTACCTTTGCCTAAATCAGAACTCTGTACTAAAGGTTAAATGTCTTGTATTTGAGGTGCATCTAAAGTCTTGCTGCCTTTGTAAACTTCTCCTAGAATGTGCTTTTGACATGATACATCTCTGATATATTAAAAATAGTGGCACAGcttatgttttgcttttgtatcaAAATATTTTAGCGGTCATGTTACTGAAGTATCTTTCTTAATTTGTCAGAAACTGAATATTATATTGGAAACATTCAAAATATTACCCCTGCCCAATTTTGTAAGGGGTGTCAAGTACTTTAGTAGAAAATGGATATATCACATTTGAAGAGCTTAAGTACATAGGAATTAGTGcgcttcttttaaaatataactcgTGAAGCTGTAATCTTACCTTTGTCATTAATGTTTATTTAAAGGGAACAATGTTTTCCACATACAAAGGACTACCAAGTGATGCATTTCTTGCACATTTCATGTTTGCTTTCTGAAATACCAAACATAACTTTAATTGTTTACAGGGATCAATGGAGATGAAAGGGTTGGAACAGCCACCTAGTTGAGGTCTGAATGCACTTCACATTAATGTAAAACAAAAGTTAATTGCAGTGCCCTTTGCATATAGAATATCTTGGATCAAACCTGCAAGATTGCACACATTTTTTGAATATCAGGATCACTGAATATTTCCCCCACATCTTTTTACATGTATGAGCCAGGTTTGTGAGGTATAGCCAGTAAAAAATATGTAGACAATTTTAGTCATACTTAATAGGAATAGGGCTTGTTATATAAACGTATATCAGCTTGCGAGGCGCATGTATCACCTTTTCAATAACTCCAGAAAGCTTTATCACATCATTGTAAATGTATGTGTATCTTTTGTGCACCAGAGGGCGACTCTTACACCAGGAAGTGGAACACTGGATACTTATTGGGGAGCCGAGCAGAAAACACCCAACTATTCACTGCAAGAAGTAAGTTAATGCCTTCGTAGTGATCTTATTGGTTATATCTAAGTGCTAAGAACTTCAGAAATATAAATCACTCTTTCAGCTTCTCAAATCTCTTGAAAACCTATTAGGATCACTGTGGGTTGGAAGTGATCTAGTGACATATTAACAGCAGATTAAGAATCTAAACAGTATGTTTCTGGGTTGCGAGATTTTGATTTGTATTGATGACTTTTGTGCCTGAGGTAGAGCACTGTTTATAGAATACAGATGGACACCTTGTATCTAACCTTCATCTgatcccagaaaaaaaatagaaatattcgAATTCTTCTTTGTAGAAGAAAAGCATTTCTTTACTGAAGAGGCCTCGCCCTTAAAGGACAACTTACAAATAGAATGTTGTGATATTCAGCTAAGAGCTTTAGTTTACATAAAGTGACTTATCGAGGGACACATCCAATATAAACTGTATAGCATTATTTCATATGTATGTATTCATAACTTTTCACTAAGAATAGAGTCGGACTTTGGAGGCAGAATATGATGATGTCTACAAAATGctatatttatttgaaaaatacattttcaaactACCTTGCAGTGAGGATAGGGTAAAGACATATTGACCTTCCTGTTAATGAAATAATTTGGTTGAATGATGCAGAGACTAATGGAGCCACATTAAGACAGGACATGACTGGTGGAGGGATGGCAAAATGTTTAATCTACAAATAAGTTGGTGACTGGAAGCATTAGGAAAGAATAGTAAGGGGATGCAAGATAagcatgtggttttttttaaataatgtgttaCTACGTTTCATAAAAAACAGGATCTCAGCCTTGAGATCCTGCCATATTGATCAATGTTGGTTTGCCCTGGATTTCAAGCTTCTGCTTAAGTGTCTCTTTGTTCTCTGAATAACAAATAGTttgattgtaaaaatatttttttgcaatTGTTTTACTATAGATCTGCTATAAGACCCCTGCCATGTATTTGTGAACTTTTTATTTTCGTGTAGGTGGGTAGACATTGTAACAGACTTAAATACTCAGAATCCTGAATACTTGGATATTAGACACTTGGAAAGAGGCCTTCAGTATCGGAAGACAAAGAAGGTAAGATTGCTTCATGTCAACACAGTGTTGCATGGGTGACTTGAGGTAGTATCTGCGAAATCCATTAATTTGGTTTGCCCAGCTTTTGGAAGATCTGCTATCTGGCTCATCTAGAAGATGGAAAAACTaatcactgactgaaatcctattgtactGCTATGCAAAAGATATCACTTTTAGTGGCAAATTGCTTCTacttaagaaatcaccatagatattATGTCTCCTGAGTCACATGACTCAATATGCACTAGATAATGTCTATAgggatttcttaatttgaggcacttcgcttccaaaagttacaccttttgtgcagcagcacaacagaattttagccaatgTGTACTTGGCAAGGGGAGAAAACACATAATTACAAAAGGTGAGGAAGATCTGATAGTAGTGCACTTCTCTCTAATGTGGCTACCATATTTTATATCTGAATTAAATGAAAAGGCTGATGTAAATCGATTAAAGCTTTCTTGCAACAAGTAACTTTTGTTGTATACCCATGTTCTTTTAATAAAACGCAAATAGTTATTTGTCCCTAGCTTGCGATCAGAATGTTAACTATTATGCTCATTAAGTGTCCTAAGCTATTTATTAGATCAGCTTAACCCAGGTCATGTGCTATGCATTAAAAGTATGgaattttgtgcacattttactAAATTTTACTAAGATAATAGTAAAAATTGTGTACTGTCAAAttgattccgacttatggcaactatGTTTGGAGTTTTCTAGGAGTAAAGTAATCAGACGTGATTTACCAGACCTTCTGTGATGCTGTGGTTTCCCAGCACCGCCTTCTGGGGGTACCCCACCTAAGGCCACACGGggactggctgcagagcctgaagctgagatTTCTGTTCCCCACAGTGCACCCGTGTATTGACCCATATTAAGTATTTTTATAACATGTATCTAGTGAAGCAATACCTGGGAGACCAGAAGAAAAATGCTCTGCTCTGTATTTTAGATTCTGTATGGTCAATAACAAAAATTCTTGCCTTCTGAATTGTTTTATAAATGGGCAgccaataatttattttatttatttgtttaaaaaaataccctgccTTGCTCCTCAAAAAGACCCAAAGCatcttgcataattaaaaatacatttaaaaactaaaaagtgtAAGCATAgaaatattaaagaattaaacaagtattatattaaaaatggtaaataaaatcaatactaaaaccacatttaaaagcaacggagcacaacaatctatttaaaaaactcctctcagactgccagtcattAAAGACAGTCAATAATGTACTTTTATCACTGTTGGttctgcacagttccaggatgtcctcagaagacgggaatggtaaaccacttctttatGTGTCTGACAAAATGGGCGGTAGTCCACAAAAGCAAAAGCCATAATACCTTTATTTGTCCTCAAGATTCCACAaggctttgttgattttgctACATCAGACCGGTGAAGCTACTGTATTACTGTCTATAATGCTGAGTGTGAGTTTCAGTAAGATTTgcattacaaaattaaaatagcTGGTAAATTAGCAGCAACCATATAGTTTTGTGTGTAATCAGAGGTGAAGTAAACACTCGGCTGGTCCTGCCACGTTGCAAAGTGAAGTGAGCTGCATAAGATAGTACCAGGTGAATATGAAATCCAGAGTATTTTGTGGTACCACATCAATTGTGAGTTGCCACAGCTTCGCATCTAGCCCTTCACTTGGATTGGGAATCAAACACTGTTTAGGATACAATCACCATTTCGACAAAGGACACATATACATGAATAAGGAAATGGATGTGTACATCGCGTCAATTGCAACAAAACCGTGGGACGCACTAAATCATATAGGCATATGTCTAGAAGAGTGACCTCTTTGAGACGCATTGTATTTGCATCCATCTCAGTATCCAGTTGGGTCGTTAAGATTCTTTCAAGCATACAGATAATATACAGTGTATTATCTATGAAGCTGGAGGTGAGCCCACATTCATGTTTAGGCCAACCCAGGTCTTTTAATAGAGTTTTTCTCTGAGTAGCACACCATTACCTTTATGCCATTTCTTTTTTTGATTACACTACATTGCCAAGCATACAGGTTCACAACCATacaatctcattttttttctgagagagagaaaaaactcacTGTGTGGAACACATGGAACATTTCTCCAAAAgccacatttttaaaactctCAAAAGCATCAGCACATATCTTTGAAACTATTAAAAAGTTACTTGAAATGTTTGAACTGCTTTTGTTTGAAAAAACCAGTGGCTTATGCAGTCAGTGAGACAAAGCAGCATCTGTTTGGAAGAAGCTCAAGAATTCTGGAGAACATTTCAACTACAGAGTGGTTCCCAAGCAACATGAAGTACACATGATCCATTAAGGAGGGCACGTATAAAGAAAGGGTGTGAATACGTAGAAGCTCCCCTCTGCAGCTCTAGAATAGTTAGACAAGGAAAACTTAATTACAAAGTGgagggaaaggaaataaaatcacAGTCAAGGGACTAGCAAACTTAGAATGTCCTTCCCAGGAAACCCCATGAAATATTAATAATtgagcaggtttttttttaacatctgacaaatcttttgtgttttttcttagGTGGGAGGAAATTTGCATTGTGTCATTGCTCTCCAGAGGCTTAACTGGCAAAGATTTGGTCCATGGAACTTTCCGTTTGGAAACTCTCGGCAGGACATGCAATCCCAATCACAGACGCAGGGGTTGGCTAAATCTGAGAGTGAAGACAATATCTCTAAGAAGCAGCATGGTCGTCTGGGTAGATCTTTTAGTGCTAGTTTCCACCATGAATCTGTCTGGAAGAAGTTGTCTCATCTGCATGAAAGGCGGAATAGTGGCTTTCAGAGTTATACAGACTATGACGGGAATGATTAAAAAGACCAACCTCTGCAATTGCTCTACTGTAAAATACTCCTAAGGTTTGGCAGTGTTTATTGTGCACAGAATAGGGAATGAATAGAAATGTGATTATGAAATGCAGTCTTTGGAATGTTTCTTGCATTAAATACATGAATAGTTGCATTGGGGATGATGAGATATGTTAGCTCAGTGATAAGCACAGAATATTGTACACTTACAGTTCAGCCTGATTTGCAATTGGCCTGTGTTTCAGAATGTGGAGCCAGGGTGAATTTAGAGCAAAGCCATTTGGGGAGGGGGCCTATTATTAGAAGAGACAGATAAATAATCAAAGCATGAGATTGTTAATTTCCAATGTGTTTTATTAAACATGCATTGTATAATGGTGTTAAATGTAGAGCATATTTGCTTTTAAACCTTTTCAAAAATGCAATAAGGACATCATAGTCAAGTTCTGAATTCACAAAACACCAAAAGAGTTATTGGGTGGTCTCAGTTTGTCTGTTGGAACATTGTTCTTTATAACTTAAGTGGTTTAAATTAATTGGGGCCCTGTGTTGGTGGTTGTAAGAAATGAGCCTGTAATGTGTCCTAGAAAGCCGAGGAGCGCCTACTTGCTCCTTTTTGAGGAGAAGCAGAAGAATATTTCACTGCCAGGGGTATATGCCTTCAGCACCTATTTGTGTAACTTGAATTTATTTCACGTTTGATAGGCTGCTTTAAAGAAAGCACCATTCATATTTTGTTTGGCAGTCCAGGGAGCTCCCAAATTTCCAATGCTGGGCTCcacctacctttaaaaaaaatggtgtgcTCTCTGGATCCTTTTAATTTCACTTCTTTAATTATCCTGTTGATAATCAGAGAGATGCTTTAAATGCCGAAAACACATAGGCAACCACAGTAATATACCTCTTTGGCCAGAACACTGTTTGTATTTTTCCAAATGCTCATGTGAAGTAGCTTTA from the Pogona vitticeps strain Pit_001003342236 chromosome 3, PviZW2.1, whole genome shotgun sequence genome contains:
- the BIVM gene encoding basic immunoglobulin-like variable motif-containing protein; its protein translation is MPNVSDSQLESDSGPNKHGSEKKTSEVNLDTTIKTFCAAGASVSSLGSSRDRHYPWGCPVTHTREKFYTICSDYAFLNQVTSIRKSPSATVSACVQDNVALNAGKNSPGFIGIRTDTSDLVYNEDTNLESLASNLGKLPMAWEIDKSEFSDSSPDLKNRAGNIKKQGTKKMSADKKSKQHRECPQHYSLEEIKQRKVLDLRRWYCMSRPQYKTSCGISSLVSCWNFLYSTMGVGNLPPITQEEALHILGFQPPFEEIRFGPFTGNTTLMRWFRQINDHFHVKGCSYFLYKPHGKYKTAGESASGALTKLTQGLQDESMAYIYHCQNHYFCPIGFEATPVKPSKAYKGRLLHQEVEHWILIGEPSRKHPTIHCKKWVDIVTDLNTQNPEYLDIRHLERGLQYRKTKKVGGNLHCVIALQRLNWQRFGPWNFPFGNSRQDMQSQSQTQGLAKSESEDNISKKQHGRLGRSFSASFHHESVWKKLSHLHERRNSGFQSYTDYDGND